The DNA region ATCAAACACAAAATCGTGGTGATTTCCGGTAAAGGCGGCGTAGGTAAAAGTACCGTAGCAACCAACATCGCAGTGGCCCTCTCCCTTGCCGGGAAGCAGGTCGGTCTGCTTGATGTTGACGTGCATGGTCCAAGTGTTCCCCGTCTGCTCAGCCTGCAGGACGAGAAGCCGCATATCGGCCACGAAGTTATCGAGCCCATCTCCTGGTCCAGCAACCTCTGGGTCATGTCCCTCGGCTTCATGCTGCCCAGCAAAGATGATCCGGTTATCTGGCGCGGCCCGGTAAAAATCGGCCTGATCAAACAGTTCGTACAGGATGTTGCCTGGAACGACCTTGATTTCCTCGTTGTGGACTGCCCCCCCGGAACCGGTGACGAACCCCTTTCCGCACTGCAGACCCTCGGTCAGGATGCCCACGCAGTTATCGTAACCACCCCGCAGGGCGTGGCTGTTGATGATGTGCGCCGCTCCGTGAACTTCTGCAAGCAGGTCGGCAACCCGGTTCTCGGTATTGTTGAGAACATGAGCGGATTCGTCTGCCCCGACTGCGGCAACGTACATGATATTTTCAATTCCGGCGGCGGTGAAGAGCTTGCCAAGGAAACCGGCGTGAACTTCCTCGGCCGTGTTCCCCTTGATCCCGAAGTGGGCCGTTCCGGCGATGAAGGTTACCCCATCATCCGCACCGACCATGAAAGCCCCACCGGAAAGGCACTGAACACTATCATCAAGCCCATGCTGAATCTCACCGAAACTCTGCAGGAAAACAACGAAATGCCCAAAGCTGAAGAGCTTCAGGGCAAAAACGGCATGATCAGAATCGCAGTTCCCGTTGCAGCAGGCAAACTCTGCATGCATTTCGGCCACTGCGAACAGTTCGCTCTCGTGGATGTGGACGTTGCCTCCAAGGGCATCGTAGCCACCAACATGGAAACTCCCCCGCCCCACGAACCCGGCGTACTTCCCAAATGGATCGCCGAGCAGGGCGTACAGCTGGTACTGGCAGGCGGCATGGGCTCTCGCGCCCAGTCCCTGTTCACCGACGCAGGCGTGAAAGTCATTGTCGGTTCCCCTGCTGAAGCACCTGAAAATGTTGTTTCCAACTACCTCGCAGGCACCCTCCAGACCGGTGCGAATACCTGCGATCACTAGTCCTTTAGTGGACGACTAAAAGCCATAAGTACATCTACCTGTACATGCCTCGATTCGAAACAGCCTGCGGGATATCCTGCAGGCTGTTTTGCTTTTTGGGTCCTGATATGTAAAAGTTCACTCCTTATCACCCAGACTTAGTACAGCAGGAGCAAAATATGATTTTAGGCATTGAAGGCAGTCCGCGTAAAAAAGGAAATTCCCACAAGATGATGGAAACAATTCTGGCCGGAGCTTCAGGACAGGGCTGTGCTACGACCGGAGTCCATCTGCGGGATTTAAAATATGACCCCTGCGTGGGTTGCGAAATCTGTCGCAAGGAAAAAGCCTGCAAACGGTTTGAAGACGACATGACCGACCTTTATCCTCAAGTCGAAGAAGCAAAAGGGCTGGTGCTCATCTCCCCGGTGCATAACTATAATGTAACCTCATGGATGAAAGCTTTCATCGACCGCATGTACTGTTATTACAATTTCGAGGACACCCGACCCCGGGCATGGTCCAGCAGATTGTCAGGGCAGGGCCGCAAGGCGGTAATCGGTGCCATTGCCGAGCAGGAAGAAAAGATCAACATGGGCTTCACCATTGAGGCCATGCGCATGCCCCTTGAGGCTTTAGGCTATGAAATCGTGGAAGAACTTCCGGTGCTGCGTTTATTCGACCGCGGTATAATTGTCGAGCATCAGGAAATTATCGACCGGGCCACCAATGCGGGAATCAAGCTGGCAAAAGCTATTTCAGGTCAATAATATCCTGCACCGCGATATGTCCGTCACGAAAAGTGGAGATGATCACATCTTTGTCCGGGTCGCCGTTGTTGTTGTAGGCAAAAGTCCCGGTCACCCCGTGGAAGGGCGGCATATCCACCAGTGCATCATGAATTGATACGGGGTTATCCGTCCCGGCAATTTTTGCTCCGGCGAAAAGGCTCATTACTGCGTCATAGGTCAGGGCTTCGAGTTCGCTGGGATCGACCCCGTTTTTCTTTTTGTAATCCTTTTCAAATTCTGCTGCCCCTTTAATGGGCAGTCCCGGAATCCAGTGGTCAGTGTAGTAGCTGTTTTTGAAAAGCTCATTACGCTGCAATTCAATGGGATCCCATGAATCACTGCCCATGAGAATTCCTTCAAATCCCATTTTACGGGCCTGCGCCACCTGCAATTGAACCTTCTTGGTGTTGTTGGGCAGGAAAAGGATTTGAGCACCGGATTCAACGATCTTCTTCAGCTGAGCGGAAAATTTACGTTCTCCGGCAGCATAGCTTTGAAATGAAACAACCCTGCCCCCGCCCTTAATATAGTCCTCTTTGAAAAAGCGGCCCAGCTCGGAACTGTACGGACTGCCCGAATCAAATAACACTCCCACATCTTTCTGGCCCAGATCCTTTTTTGCAAAAAGGGCCAGAGCCTCGCCCTGCACGGTGTTGGTGTAGGAAACACGGAATGAATATTTAAAAGAAGTAAGCTTGTTGGTTCCGGCCACCGGGGTGATGAAAGGAACCTTATGTTCCTCGCACACCTCAGCTACTGCCAGAGCAACCTTGCTGGACGCAGCACCGACAATGGCAGAGACCTTTTCCTTCTCAATCAGCCGCCGGGTCACTTTTGCGGCGATTTCAGGTTCGCCGTTACTGTCCGCAGGAAACAGCTTAACCTTGTAGGACTGTCCGCCAAGCTCCAGTCCGCCGTCTTTGTTAATCTTGTCTGCGCCGTAGCGGGCAGCGGTAATGATGTAATTCCCTTTTCTGAACAGTTCCCCGCTGGTAACCGCCACCACCCCGACCTTGAACTTCCCGTCAGATTTCCTATCCGAGCATCCGACGCAAAAACTCAGTAACAAGGCTGACAAAAGCAAAACCAGAGCAAACCTGTACATATTCATGGAATTCTCCATCATTAATTTCAAAAACAAAAGGCGGCCCGCAGACCGCCTCTTACCCCACAGCTAGATACCCGCCATGCAGTTGTAAAGCTCTTCGCTCACCTCGATGCGGACGATGCCGTCTTCGATGTAAACGCGGATATTGTTTTCAGGAATCAGGGCCATATCCATGGCCACGTCCACCCATTTGCTCCTGAGTTCTGCCGGATCAACATCCTTAAGCGGATGACTTTCTGCTACTTTCCAAGACATGTTATATCTCCCGTTTTTTATTTTTTGTATGTCCTCGGATTCATTCCCAGAAGACAAAAAATTTCATACGTAATGGTTTGCCACCACCCGGCCAGCTCTTCCGCGCTGATACGCCCTTCGCCTTCTCCGCCAAGCAGATAGGCGGCATCGCCGAATTTCACATCCTTGATGTGACTGACGTCTACAATACACAGCTGCATGCAGACCCGGCCCAGAATCGCGGCCCGCTGCCCGTGGATGCAGACCTGCCCGGCATTGGAAAGTCCGCGGCTGTAGCCGTCTGCATATCCGGCGCAGACAATTGCCACGGTCATATCCCTCTCCGCTGTATAGGTACAGCCATAGCTGATGGCCTGTCCTTTTTTCAATTCCCGCACAGCCGCAACTTTTGTACGCACCTGCATGGCGGGCTTAAGTTCCGCACCGGACTCACTCCACTTGGTCCCCGCCAGCGGATTGGAGCCGTAAAGGGCGATTCCACCGCGCTGGGCTGAATAATGCACCTGATCGTGAACCAGAATTCCGGCTGAGTTGGCGAGAGAAGCTTCCAGCTCATACCCCGCATTGGCAAGACGCTGCAGAATATTCGAGAAGGTCTCCGCCTGTGCGGACATATACCCTTCGTAAGCCGGATCATCAGAAGTGGCAAGGTGTGAACTGGCCAGCACCGGACGCACTTCCGGGTTGGCCTTCAGCCAGTCAATGAGCTTGTCCAACTCACGGACACTGAAACCCAGCCGGGACATGCCGGTATCAAACTTCAGGCTGATATCGACCTTGCGCCCCTGTGCGGAAACAACCCCGGACAGCATTTCCAATTGTTCAAATTCGCCGATAAAAGGAATTATTCCGTTCTGTGCGGCATTAAAGCAATCTTCCTCGTTAAGGGGACCAAGCAGGGAAAGAATCCGTTTGCTGCAGCCTGATTTGCGCAGCTGCATCCCTTCGCCCACAGTGCCCACGGCAAAAGTATCCGCTCCCTCTTCCTCAAGGGCGCGGGCAACTTCGACCAAACCATGTCCGTAAGCATCAGCCTTGACCACGCCATAAACTTTACTGCCCTTCTCGCAGAGCAGCCGGTAGTTATGGCGGATGGCATTTAAATCAACTTCAACTTCAAGTGCATTATATTCGATAGTCATTGGAGACTCCGGTTGAGATTGAGACTGGCTATTTGCGTTTGAAAAGTTTTTCCATTTCCAGCGCGGACCAGCTGACCAGCACCGGGCGACCGTGGGGGCAATACTCACGTTGCGGGCATTTGACCCATGCTTCAAGCAGCGAGAGAGCCTCATCCACCGCCAAAGCCAGATTGGCCTTAATGGCTGATTTGCAGGAAAGCATGATCCAGAGGTCTTCGAGGGTCTTGGCCTGTCCGTCCACGGCAGCCTTTAAGTACTCCCTTGCCTCCCCGGTTTCAAGGCCCGGAGGAATACCGCGCATGGAAAGAGCCTGCCCGGATTCCAGCTCCAGCATGAACCCGGCAGCCTGCAGATCCTCCCACATTTCCTGCACCCGCTGCACCTCGCTGGGGTGCAGCACCAGATCAATGGGCAAGGCAAGCGGACGGGACTCGCCACGAGTGCGCAGGCTGCGCATATTCTCGTAGATAACCCGCTCATGGGCCGCATGCTGGTCCAGCAGACCGAGCGAACCGTTGGGCAACTTGAGCACCAGATAGGTGTCGGCCACCTGACCCAGATATTCAATGCGTGAGCCGGGAACATAAATAGGACCGGTTGCGGAAGTCGGCAGCTGTTGCGGCTTAGGATCAGGAATGCGCACATCTTCCGCGCGGTAATCCATGGGCCGCTCATGAACCATGTCCGACTCACTGCGTTGTTCTGCGGTCGGTGACGGGCTGAAACCGGCAGGTTCCGTAAAATCAGAGGCACAGGCAGTAGAGCGGACTTCCGGCTCATCATCAAGAGCCGTGAAATCCGTATTCTTAAACTCGTTCCAGCTGGAAAATTTTGCAGCAGGCTCAATGGGCAGGGAGACACTTTCCGATAACTTCTTTTCCTGTGCAGCCGGGCGGACCGGGATTTCAGGCTGCCCGTCAAAAGAACTCTCACCCTCCACAATGCCCAGCTCATAGCGGGACAAGGCCTGCCCGATACCGTTACGGATGATGCCGAAGACCGCCCTTTCGTCTTGAAAGCGCACTTCCAGCTTGGCCGGGTGCACGTTCACGTCCACCAGTTCCGGGGGCAACTCCAGAAAAAGCACCGCCTGCGGATACTCGCGGGAAATCAGCCTGCCCTTGTATGCACCGCGAACGGCACTGAGCAGAAGTTTATCCTGCACCGGACGGCCGTTGACGAACATGACAATGCGGTCCCCGCGCCCTTGGGCCAGACCGGGAATTCCCGCGCAGCCGTGCACCTTCATTTCCCCGGCTTCATGGGAAAATTCAAGCAGGGATTCGCAGATATTGCGCGGCCAGAAAACAGCCAGACGTTCGGGCAAAGACTGTCCCGCAGGTAGCCGAAACTGTTCGCGCCCATTGGAAGTAAAAGAAAATCCGGCATCCACATTGGCAAGGGCTATCTTGAACATAACCTGATTGCAACGCCGGGCCTCGGTGGACTCGGTTTTCAGAAATTTCAGCCGGGCCGGGACATTAAAGAAAAGATCACGCACTTCAACGGAAGTTCCACCGGGAATGGCCGCCGGGCCTTCCTCGACCACATCCCCACCTTCCACATGGATAAACCAGCCCTCATCCGCATCCTTGCGGCAGGAACTCATCTTGAACCGGGAAACCGAAGCGATACTGGGCAAAGCCTCACCCCGGAACCCGAAACTTGTGATGGCGGAGAGGTCATCCACATTGGAAATCTTACTGGTGGCATGACGGGTTACGGCCAGTTTCAATTCATCCGCAGCAACACCGTGCCCGTTATCCTTGACCGAAATAATCCCCTGTCCGCCGCGGTCCACAGCCACATCGACCTGTGTGCTGCCTGCGTCTATGGAATTTTCAACCAGTTCCTTAACTACGCTTGAAGGACGTTCCACCACCTCACCGGCGGCAATCTGGTTGCGCAAAGATGCCGGGAGAACATGAATTTCGGGAGTGCTCATATGGATATATCTAATCTGTATTTATTTAATGTAATCGTTTTTTGTACTTGCTCTACAAACTTACAATAAGCACGGCCCCCCGTCTACCGAGACAGGGGGCCGTGAAAGAATATCTTTAATTGTTTTAAGTGCTGCTCACTTAAAACATACTCATATCAATTAAGTTGAAGTTTACGCTGTAACGTTCATCGACTGTGGTTTTGGAAGCAACGAATTCCATGAAGAAACACTGATGGTTCCAGCCCACGGAAGCAGTCTTTTCGAGGTCGCGGTCAGAATTGAGGTCGGCCCGGAACTTACCGCCCACCTGAAAGTTCCAGGGCAGCTTGGCTTTCATGCCGTAGCTGACAATCTGCATGTCGCTATCCTGCTGACGTTTGTACTCGTCGATCTTGCGCAGGTAGTCATAGCCGAGTGAAAATTCCGCATATTCATCATAAAAGAGCCTGAGGATATTTTCATGCTCAGTGATATCTCCGATATAAGGCGAAAGCCATGTACGGGAAGTCAGGTTCACAAAGTTGTACGGGGTGACTATGATCTCAGCCATGAAATCCGAGAACGGACGGCGTTCGTATTCGCTAAGCTCAATGGAGCGGTTTTCCTCATCAATGTCGTAGCCCTGTTCAAGTCGGACACGCAGAAATTCAAGGTAGTCATTTTCCAACACCGGATTGCCGTCCTCACCCAAAGCCACGGTGGCCCGGTTACGGTCAAACACGTTGGTCAGTGAGAAGACAACATCGTTCTGCTCGGAAATACGGTCACGGGAATCAAAATAAGGCAGCTTGGCCTGACTTGCGGAATCATCCTGCACCCATGAATATTCAAGGCGGGGGATGACATTATGTTTCATGCGGGTCCACCCGGACTGCCCCACATTTTCCTTACTGACAACAGGTGCTGATTCCAGATCAAAAACACGGTAAAAATCAGTAACTGCGCTCACTCCGGCATCGGCAAGGATACGGGTCTGACTTGAATCACGGCTGACTTCGGCACTTGCATTCTGAAAAGAACTTACAAGGTAATTGGTAGCCCTGATTCCGGCGCGGGGGATGAAAGTGATCCCACCTGCACGCACAGGCATGCTGAACTGGGGTTTAATATCAAAACGCCCACCGGTCATGCCGTATTCACGCCAGAAGTAGCTGCCCTGAAATTCACCTTCCCACTCAATGGGGGTCCCGAAAAAATTATCCTTGAATGCGAAGGCTGAAAGCTGCGGCATTGTCTGCAGAGTCGGGTCCTGAGTGGAGGGATTGTTGCCATTGCGGTAAAGCAGATTTTCCGTATACTGCGCAAAGGCTGAAACGGAATATTTATCCCAGCTTCTGGCTAAAAGCGCAGTACTGGTTCTTTCATTGGAGTCCGCAGTGGCAATATCACGACCAAACTCTTCAAGAAAATCATTGCGGGTTGCCTCATAGCCGTTGGAGCCGGAACGAAATTCACGCAGGTAATCCTGGTCAGAAACAAGGTCCATATCAAAGATTGTCTGCCAGTCGGGATTACCGAGATAGCCGTCATACTTGGACCTGATCCACCAGCGGTTCTGGTTTGGACGACTCATTGTGTCGCTGAAGGAGTAGCTGGCATCAGCAGGATCGGAGTAACTTTTACTGTCGTACAACCAGTCGGCACGCCATGAACCTTTACTGTTCACATCCTCGGAATGGCGAAATTCCACACCGGGCCTGAAACCGCGCTTGCTCAGGTATTCCGGGTAAAAAGTCATGTCCATCTCGTCATTGATGGCCCAGTAGAACGGCAGATTAATCCTGTTGCCGAGACGATTTGAGTTACCGATCTCAGGATTGAGCACACCTGACTGACGCTCACGCTGCACCGGAAGTTCCATGTACGGAGTGTATGCAACCGGAACGCCTTTCACGTTGAACTTGGAGTGCCAGAGCCTTGCATAACCGTTGATGGTAATGTCCCCCTCTCCGGACTCAAAGGACCAGAGGGGATTTTCCCCCTCACAGGCAGTCACCTTTACATCTTTAAAGCTGTAGGTGGCTCCGTTGTGCTTCTCAATGAACTCACTTTCAAAATATATATGGGGCTTGGCAACAAAAACGCGGCCCTTTTTCAGCCATCCGACCATGTTGTTGAGATCGAATTCAGCTTCAGCCGCATCGTAAAAGTCGCCCTTGATCTGCGCTTTCACATTACCGCGCAGGTAAATCCATTTGGTGGCCTGATAAAAACGGGCAAAATCAGCTTTGATGTAGTTGTCGCCACTGCGCAGGGTAACATCGCCGTAAGCCTGAAGATACTCGCTGTCGCTTTCCACAACGAGCTTATCCGCGGCGAACTTCCACTGCTCACCCTTCTGCTCCGCGCCAGTACTGTCGGTCATGGGCACAGTCATCTGCTGCTGCGCAAAAGCCATGCACGGCAGACAGAGGAGAAGTAAAACTACAAATATGGCGAACCTTGATTTCAAAACAACCTGCCCTTTAGTTCTTTAGGTAAGGATCTTCCTGAGCCAGATAATTCTGCACATAATCCTTGGCCGCATCTTCAAGGGAAGTAAACGGCTTATCGTATCCGGCGGCCACCAGCTTATCCATATTGGCCTGGGTAAAATACTGGTATTTATCGCGGATGGTTTCCGGCATCTCAATGTAGCTGATATTCGGGTCCACGCCCATGGCAGCGAAAACGGACTTTGCAAGTTCGTTCCATTCACGGGCCTGCCCGGTGCCGATGTTGAAGATACCGTTTGCGTCCGGGTTCTGCAGGAACCACCACATCACGTCCACGCAATCCTTGATGTAAACAAAGTCACGTTTCTGTCCGCCGTGGGGGTATTCCGGCTTGTAGGACTTGAACAGCTTCATCTCCCCGGTTTCACCGATCTGGTGAAAAGCCTTGCAGATAACGCTCTTCATGTCGTCTTTATGGTATTCGTTAGGTCCGAATACATTGAAAAATTTAAGGCTGACCAGCTTATCCAACACACCGCCGCGCTTGGCCCAGAGGTCGAAAAGCTGCTTGGAATAGCCGTACATGTTCATGGGCTGCAACCGGTCAATGCCCTCATGACCGTCATCAAAGCCGAAGCGGCCGTCACCGTAGGTGGCGGCACTTGAAGCATTGATGAAACGCACATCATGATTAAGGCAGAAACGGCAGAGCATCTGGGTGTAGCGGTAGTTGTTTTCCATAAGGAAATCAGCATCCTGCTCCGTAGTGGAGGAACAGGCACCCATGTGGATTACGGCATCGGTTTCAAAGGGATCATCCCCTTCGAGGATAAGCTTGTAGAACTGATTCCTATGGACATAATCCTCATAACGAAGATTAACCAGATTCTTCCATTTATCAGTCTTGGCAAGGTTATCGACAATAAGAATATCGTCAATTCCCATCTGGTTCAGTTTCCAGACCATGGCACTGCCGATAAATCCGGCGCCGCCAGTCACAATATACATATATCAGTTCTCCAGCTATTTTAAACAGATATGAACATCTATTAATACTATCACACAATATAAGTTGCCGGATGTTACTTATTTTTCTGACACTTTTCAACTACAATTGAGTAAAAAGAACCGATTTACGGCAATAATCAAGTAAAAATTTTATTTCAACATTACTTCATATTCAATTAAACTTTTTCACAATAAAACCAACTTCAGAAATAAAGAACCTTTGTTACAAACAACAAAAAGAACGCCATTTTCACATTCAGCACACATCCCGCACTGCCATTTAATATTACGCCCCTTCTTTTTAGTCTTGCTTCATATTT from Desulfovibrio sp. JC010 includes:
- a CDS encoding iron-sulfur cluster carrier protein MrpORP, producing the protein MSDHACGSCSSSGSGCSSSGCSEGCSPEDMKLKKALSRIKHKIVVISGKGGVGKSTVATNIAVALSLAGKQVGLLDVDVHGPSVPRLLSLQDEKPHIGHEVIEPISWSSNLWVMSLGFMLPSKDDPVIWRGPVKIGLIKQFVQDVAWNDLDFLVVDCPPGTGDEPLSALQTLGQDAHAVIVTTPQGVAVDDVRRSVNFCKQVGNPVLGIVENMSGFVCPDCGNVHDIFNSGGGEELAKETGVNFLGRVPLDPEVGRSGDEGYPIIRTDHESPTGKALNTIIKPMLNLTETLQENNEMPKAEELQGKNGMIRIAVPVAAGKLCMHFGHCEQFALVDVDVASKGIVATNMETPPPHEPGVLPKWIAEQGVQLVLAGGMGSRAQSLFTDAGVKVIVGSPAEAPENVVSNYLAGTLQTGANTCDH
- a CDS encoding flavodoxin family protein; this translates as MILGIEGSPRKKGNSHKMMETILAGASGQGCATTGVHLRDLKYDPCVGCEICRKEKACKRFEDDMTDLYPQVEEAKGLVLISPVHNYNVTSWMKAFIDRMYCYYNFEDTRPRAWSSRLSGQGRKAVIGAIAEQEEKINMGFTIEAMRMPLEALGYEIVEELPVLRLFDRGIIVEHQEIIDRATNAGIKLAKAISGQ
- a CDS encoding ABC transporter substrate-binding protein, with translation MNMYRFALVLLLSALLLSFCVGCSDRKSDGKFKVGVVAVTSGELFRKGNYIITAARYGADKINKDGGLELGGQSYKVKLFPADSNGEPEIAAKVTRRLIEKEKVSAIVGAASSKVALAVAEVCEEHKVPFITPVAGTNKLTSFKYSFRVSYTNTVQGEALALFAKKDLGQKDVGVLFDSGSPYSSELGRFFKEDYIKGGGRVVSFQSYAAGERKFSAQLKKIVESGAQILFLPNNTKKVQLQVAQARKMGFEGILMGSDSWDPIELQRNELFKNSYYTDHWIPGLPIKGAAEFEKDYKKKNGVDPSELEALTYDAVMSLFAGAKIAGTDNPVSIHDALVDMPPFHGVTGTFAYNNNGDPDKDVIISTFRDGHIAVQDIIDLK
- the alr gene encoding alanine racemase — its product is MTIEYNALEVEVDLNAIRHNYRLLCEKGSKVYGVVKADAYGHGLVEVARALEEEGADTFAVGTVGEGMQLRKSGCSKRILSLLGPLNEEDCFNAAQNGIIPFIGEFEQLEMLSGVVSAQGRKVDISLKFDTGMSRLGFSVRELDKLIDWLKANPEVRPVLASSHLATSDDPAYEGYMSAQAETFSNILQRLANAGYELEASLANSAGILVHDQVHYSAQRGGIALYGSNPLAGTKWSESGAELKPAMQVRTKVAAVRELKKGQAISYGCTYTAERDMTVAIVCAGYADGYSRGLSNAGQVCIHGQRAAILGRVCMQLCIVDVSHIKDVKFGDAAYLLGGEGEGRISAEELAGWWQTITYEIFCLLGMNPRTYKK
- the mutL gene encoding DNA mismatch repair endonuclease MutL; the encoded protein is MSTPEIHVLPASLRNQIAAGEVVERPSSVVKELVENSIDAGSTQVDVAVDRGGQGIISVKDNGHGVAADELKLAVTRHATSKISNVDDLSAITSFGFRGEALPSIASVSRFKMSSCRKDADEGWFIHVEGGDVVEEGPAAIPGGTSVEVRDLFFNVPARLKFLKTESTEARRCNQVMFKIALANVDAGFSFTSNGREQFRLPAGQSLPERLAVFWPRNICESLLEFSHEAGEMKVHGCAGIPGLAQGRGDRIVMFVNGRPVQDKLLLSAVRGAYKGRLISREYPQAVLFLELPPELVDVNVHPAKLEVRFQDERAVFGIIRNGIGQALSRYELGIVEGESSFDGQPEIPVRPAAQEKKLSESVSLPIEPAAKFSSWNEFKNTDFTALDDEPEVRSTACASDFTEPAGFSPSPTAEQRSESDMVHERPMDYRAEDVRIPDPKPQQLPTSATGPIYVPGSRIEYLGQVADTYLVLKLPNGSLGLLDQHAAHERVIYENMRSLRTRGESRPLALPIDLVLHPSEVQRVQEMWEDLQAAGFMLELESGQALSMRGIPPGLETGEAREYLKAAVDGQAKTLEDLWIMLSCKSAIKANLALAVDEALSLLEAWVKCPQREYCPHGRPVLVSWSALEMEKLFKRK
- a CDS encoding LPS-assembly protein LptD, producing MKSRFAIFVVLLLLCLPCMAFAQQQMTVPMTDSTGAEQKGEQWKFAADKLVVESDSEYLQAYGDVTLRSGDNYIKADFARFYQATKWIYLRGNVKAQIKGDFYDAAEAEFDLNNMVGWLKKGRVFVAKPHIYFESEFIEKHNGATYSFKDVKVTACEGENPLWSFESGEGDITINGYARLWHSKFNVKGVPVAYTPYMELPVQRERQSGVLNPEIGNSNRLGNRINLPFYWAINDEMDMTFYPEYLSKRGFRPGVEFRHSEDVNSKGSWRADWLYDSKSYSDPADASYSFSDTMSRPNQNRWWIRSKYDGYLGNPDWQTIFDMDLVSDQDYLREFRSGSNGYEATRNDFLEEFGRDIATADSNERTSTALLARSWDKYSVSAFAQYTENLLYRNGNNPSTQDPTLQTMPQLSAFAFKDNFFGTPIEWEGEFQGSYFWREYGMTGGRFDIKPQFSMPVRAGGITFIPRAGIRATNYLVSSFQNASAEVSRDSSQTRILADAGVSAVTDFYRVFDLESAPVVSKENVGQSGWTRMKHNVIPRLEYSWVQDDSASQAKLPYFDSRDRISEQNDVVFSLTNVFDRNRATVALGEDGNPVLENDYLEFLRVRLEQGYDIDEENRSIELSEYERRPFSDFMAEIIVTPYNFVNLTSRTWLSPYIGDITEHENILRLFYDEYAEFSLGYDYLRKIDEYKRQQDSDMQIVSYGMKAKLPWNFQVGGKFRADLNSDRDLEKTASVGWNHQCFFMEFVASKTTVDERYSVNFNLIDMSMF
- the rfaD gene encoding ADP-glyceromanno-heptose 6-epimerase translates to MYIVTGGAGFIGSAMVWKLNQMGIDDILIVDNLAKTDKWKNLVNLRYEDYVHRNQFYKLILEGDDPFETDAVIHMGACSSTTEQDADFLMENNYRYTQMLCRFCLNHDVRFINASSAATYGDGRFGFDDGHEGIDRLQPMNMYGYSKQLFDLWAKRGGVLDKLVSLKFFNVFGPNEYHKDDMKSVICKAFHQIGETGEMKLFKSYKPEYPHGGQKRDFVYIKDCVDVMWWFLQNPDANGIFNIGTGQAREWNELAKSVFAAMGVDPNISYIEMPETIRDKYQYFTQANMDKLVAAGYDKPFTSLEDAAKDYVQNYLAQEDPYLKN